Proteins encoded in a region of the Rosa chinensis cultivar Old Blush unplaced genomic scaffold, RchiOBHm-V2 RchiOBHmChr0c20, whole genome shotgun sequence genome:
- the LOC112181283 gene encoding zingipain-2 → MQTSIMLRCASFMLFMVWTLCISSSLACTEKQKPIGYEQKSMKERYERWLTKFDRRYKNREEWEYRFGIFQSNVQLVDFINSQNLSYKLTDNKFADMTNLEFTRTHLGFQAGRNPKTKFRYEWKDLPTTVDWRKNGSVTPVRDQGRCGSCWAFSAVAAVEGLHEINTGKLVSLSEQELVDCDVNTGNQGCSGGYMENAFDYIRKHGLTTQEDYPYTGSDGTCNKAKQKKYAVKIGGYETVPDNDEKSLQAAVAHQPVSVAIDAGGFAMQLYSSGIFTGLLCGKSLNHGVTAVGYGEENGNKYWIVKNSWGPNWGESGYIRMTRDSIDKEGACGIAMMSSYPVKSRKM, encoded by the exons ATGCAGACATCTATAATGCTAAGGTGTGCCAGTTTTATGTTGTTTATGGTCTGGACGCTGTGCATATCATCGTCTCTGGCGTGTACTGAAAAGCAGAAGCCGATAGGGTATGAGCAAAAATCCATGAAGGAGAGGTACGAAAGGTGGCTGACAAAATTTGACCGAAGATACAAGAATAGAGAGGAGTGGGAATATCGTTTCGGAATTTTCCAGTCCAACGTTCAGCTTGTTGATTTTATAAACTCTCAAAACCTGTCATACAAACTCACTGACAACAAATTTGCAGACATGACAAACTTAGAGTTTACAAGAACCCACTTGGGTTTCCAAGCTGGTAGAAATCCAAAGACGAAGTTCAGGTATGAGTGGAAGGACTTGCCAACTACAGTGGATTGGAGAAAGAATGGGAGCGTAACTCCGGTCAGGGACCAAGGCCGATGTG GTAGCTGTTGGGCATTCTCTGCAGTTGCCGCTGTGGAAGGCCTTCACGAAATCAATACCGGAAAACTGGTGTCACTCTCGGAACAAGAGCTAGTGGACTGTGACGTAAATACCGGGAACCAAGGTTGCAGTGGTGGATACATGGAAAATGCATTTGATTACATAAGAAAGCATGGACTCACCACTCAAGAAGATTATCCATACACAGGATCAGATGGCACCTGCAATAAAGCTAAACAGAAAAAATATGCTGTGAAAATAGGCGGCTATGAAACAGTACCTGATAATGATGAAAAAAGCTTACAAGCTGCAGTTGCTCATCAACCTGTCTCGGTTGCAATTGACGCGGGTGGTTTTGCTATGCAACTCTACTCTTCCGGTATCTTCACTGGCCTGCTATGTGGTAAGAGTCTCAACCATGGAGTGACAGCAGTCGGATATGGTGAAGAAAATGGTAACAAGTACTGGATTGTGAAAAACTCTTGGGGTCCTAACTGGGGTGAATCTGGTTATATCAGAATGACACGTGATTCTATTGATAAGGAAGGCGCTTGCGGCATTGCTATGATGTCAAGCTACCCTGTTAAGTCTCGAAAAATGTAG
- the LOC112181284 gene encoding protein SSUH2 homolog isoform X1: MALRIVLSPVTTVRSEATNSNGALPPRNPDPSPRLSFSKPSWVVRTESNVRKEVRKTPDPPCDICTGSGRIDCHFCQGKGRTNSVDMQMLPKGKWPRWCKTCGGSGLSYCSRCLGTGEYRYIMGFHFMRMDSAHTGDNLNAIQSNQKRCTAKDLYE, translated from the exons ATGGCACTCAGAATCGTCCTGAGCCCAGTAACCACCGTCCGATCGGAAGCCACAAATTCCAACGGTGCTCTTCCCCCACGGAATCCAGACCCGTCGCCCCGACTCTCCTTCTCCAAGCCCTCTTGGGTCGTCCGCACCGAG TCAAATGTTCGTAAAGAAGTAAGAAAGACCCCGGATCCTCCTTGTGATATCTGCACAGGGAGTGGAAGGATTGATTGCCACTTTTGTCAGGGAAAAG GGAGGACAAACTCTGTTGACATGCAAATGCTACCCAAAGGAAAATGGCCAAGATG GTGCAAGACTTGTGGTGGAAGTGGTCTCAGTTACTGCTCCCGCTGCCTTGGAACTGGAGAGTATAGGTATATAATGGGCTTTCATTTCATGAGGATGGATTCAGCTCATACAGGAGACAATCTGAATGCAATTCAAAGTAATCAAAAACGATGCACTGCTAAGGATTTATATGAATAA
- the LOC112181284 gene encoding uncharacterized protein LOC112181284 isoform X2, whose protein sequence is MALRIVLSPVTTVRSEATNSNGALPPRNPDPSPRLSFSKPSWVVRTESNVRKEVRKTPDPPCDICTGSGRIDCHFCQGKGARLVVEVVSVTAPAALELESIGI, encoded by the exons ATGGCACTCAGAATCGTCCTGAGCCCAGTAACCACCGTCCGATCGGAAGCCACAAATTCCAACGGTGCTCTTCCCCCACGGAATCCAGACCCGTCGCCCCGACTCTCCTTCTCCAAGCCCTCTTGGGTCGTCCGCACCGAG TCAAATGTTCGTAAAGAAGTAAGAAAGACCCCGGATCCTCCTTGTGATATCTGCACAGGGAGTGGAAGGATTGATTGCCACTTTTGTCAGGGAAAAG GTGCAAGACTTGTGGTGGAAGTGGTCTCAGTTACTGCTCCCGCTGCCTTGGAACTGGAGAGTATAGGTATATAA
- the LOC112181284 gene encoding uncharacterized protein LOC112181284 isoform X3, with amino-acid sequence MALRIVLSPVTTVRSEATNSNGALPPRNPDPSPRLSFSKPSWVVRTESNVRKEVRKTPDPPCDICTGSGRIDCHFCQGKVLIQKKMVLLISDVVEDKLC; translated from the exons ATGGCACTCAGAATCGTCCTGAGCCCAGTAACCACCGTCCGATCGGAAGCCACAAATTCCAACGGTGCTCTTCCCCCACGGAATCCAGACCCGTCGCCCCGACTCTCCTTCTCCAAGCCCTCTTGGGTCGTCCGCACCGAG TCAAATGTTCGTAAAGAAGTAAGAAAGACCCCGGATCCTCCTTGTGATATCTGCACAGGGAGTGGAAGGATTGATTGCCACTTTTGTCAGGGAAAAG TCCTGATCCAGAAAAAGATGGTGCTGCTAATTTCTGATGTCGT GGAGGACAAACTCTGTTGA